The Euleptes europaea isolate rEulEur1 chromosome 19, rEulEur1.hap1, whole genome shotgun sequence genome includes a window with the following:
- the HSPB7 gene encoding heat shock protein beta-7: MEKTHGIFADDFGGFLRSRNEPLGFSAGRAGNTGNIKTLGDTYQFAVDVSDFSPEDIVITTSKNQIRVHAEKLAADGTLLNTFSHQCQLPEDVDPTSVTSALGRDGSLTIRARRGPAKHGQQTFRTEIKI; this comes from the exons ATGGAGAAGACCCACGGGATATTCGCCGATGACTTTGGGGGCTTCCTGAGGTCCCGCAATGAGCCCTTGGGTTTCTCAG CGGGCCGTGCCGGGAACACGGGGAATATTAAGACTCTGGGGGACACCTACCAGTTTGCGGTGGACGTCAGCGACTTCTCTCCAGAAGACATCGTCATCACCACCTCGAAAAACCAGATCAGAGTTCATGCTGAGAAG CTGGCTGCTGACGGGACCCTGCTGAACACCTTTAGCCACCAGTGCCAGCTGCCCGAGGACGTCGACCCCACCTCGGTCACCTCTGCACTGGGCCGGGACGGCTCGCTCACCATCCGGGCACGGAGGGGCCCCGCGAAGCACGGCCAGCAGACCTTCCGGACTGAGATTAAAATCTGA
- the ZBTB17 gene encoding zinc finger and BTB domain-containing protein 17, which yields MAAMHFPQHSKAVLEQLNQQRQLGLLCDCTFVVDGIDFKAHKAVLAACSHYFRMLFVDQKDVVHLDISNAAGLEQVLEFMYTAKLSLSAENVDDVLAVASFLQMQEIISACNTLRALSGPAETSPGQDGPPAAGQEKAAGEDAAVGGTLRETKEAPSGGLTKDEAADLAEETKERGVAEAQASPQAAEGSGEVVGDDSLGTPEKPLPDCPPLAESSPASKLPSSGATEAVLKLPAEMEVELEERDVDPPLEVEATPQAPEPKGAQLANGSPLEENESGDTDSGQENSAGEMRLLRSGTYSERTESKAYGSVTHKCEDCGKEFTHTGNFKRHIRIHTGEKPFSCRECTKAFSDPAACKAHEKTHSPLKPYSCEECGKSYRLISLLNLHKKRHTGEAKYRCEDCGKLFTTSGNLKRHQLVHSGEKPYQCDYCGRSFSDPTSKMRHLETHDTDKEHKCPHCEKKFNQVGNLKAHLKIHIADGPLKCRECGKQFTTSGNLKRHLRIHSGEKPYVCVHCQRQFADPGALQRHVRIHTGEKPCQCLICGKAFTQASSLIAHVRQHTGEKPYVCERCGKRFVQSSQLANHIRHHDNIRPHKCSVCNKAFVNVGDLSKHIIIHTGEKPFLCDKCGRGFNRVDNLRSHVKTVHQGKAGMKLLEGEEGEEELNIVTVSSDEMVTLATEALAATAVTQLTVVPVAAPVTADETEALKAEITKAVKQVQEADPNTQILYACDSCGEKFLDANSLAQHVRIHTAQALVMFQADADFYQPYGAPTAWQSEQALPSSELLFQARDGHEAPQPSVTDAPQPGGGAPDSAE from the exons ATGGCAG CCATGCACTTCCCGCAGCACAGCAAGGCGGTCCTGGAGCAGCTGAACCAGCAGCGGCAGCTGGGCCTCCTCTGCGACTGCACCTTCGTGGTGGACGGCATCGACTTCAAGGCCCACAAGGCGGTGCTGGCGGCCTGCAGCCACTACTTCCGCATGCTCTTCGTGGACCAGAAGGACGTCGTGCACCTGGACATCAGCAACGCCGCAG GTCTGGAGCAAGTGCTGGAGTTCATGTACACCGCCAAGCTGAGCCTGAGCGCCGAAAACGTGGACGACGTCCTGGCCGTGGCCAGCTTCCTCCAGATGCAGGAGATCATCAGCGCCTGCAACACCCTGAGGGCTCTTTCGGGGCCAGCAGAAACCAGCCCAGGCCAGGACGGCCCCCCGGCGGCTG GGCAGGAGAAAGCTGCCGGTGAGGATGCAGCAGTGGGGGGCACCCTCCGCGAGACAAAGGAGGCCCCGTCCGGAGGGCTCACGAAGGATGAGGCTGCGGATCTTGCCGAGGAGACAAAGGAGAGGGGGGTGGCCGAAGCACAGGCCAGCCCCCAAGCTGCAGAGGGCTCTG GCGAGGTGGTGGGAGACGACTCCTTGGGCACGCCCGAGAAGCCATTGCCAGACTGTCCGCCCCTTGCAGAAAGCAGCCCCGCTTCAAAGCTCCCGTCCTCTGGAGCCACCGAGGCAG TGCTGAAGCTTCCAGCCGAGATGGAGGTGGAGCTGGAAGAGCGAGACGTCGATCCCCCCTTGGAGGTAGAAGCCACCCCCCAGGCCCCTGAGCCAAAAGGGGCCCAGCTGGCTAATGGCAGCCCCCTTGAGGAGAATGAGTCCGGAGACACCGACTCGGGGCAGGAGAACTCCGCTGGCGAAATGCGTCTGCTGCGCTCCGGGACGTACAGTGAGCGGACAGAGTCCAAAGCCTACGGGTCCGTCACACACAAATGTGAG GACTGCGGGAAGGAGTTCACTCACACAGGCAACTTCAAGCGCCACATCCGcattcacacgggggagaagcccttTTCCTGCCGGGAGTGCACCAAGGCCTTTTCCGACCCAGCAGCCTGCAAAGCCCATGAAAAGacacacag CCCCCTGAAGCCCTACAGCTGTGAGGAGTGTGGCAAGAGCTACCGCCTGATCAGCCTCCTGAACCTGCACAAGAAGCGGCACACGGGCGAGGCCAAGTACCGCTGCGAGGACTGCGGCAAGCTCTTCACCACCTCGGGCAACCTGAAGCGCCACCAGCTGGTGCATAGTGGGGAGAAGCCCTACCAGTGCGACTACTGCGGGCGCTCCTTCTCAGACCCCACCTCCAAGATGCGCCACCTGGAGACGCACGACACTGATAAGGAGCACAAGTGCCCCCACTGCGAGAAGAAGTTCAACCAG GTGGGGAACCTCAAGGCCCACTTGAAGATCCACATTGCAGATGGGCCACTGAAATGCAGGGAGTGCGGGAAGCAGTTCACCACCTCAG GCAACCTGAAGCGGCACTTGCGCATCCACAGTGGGGAGAAGCCCTACGTCTGTGTGCATTGCCAGCGCCAGTTTGCTGACCCTGGAGCATTGCAGCGCCACGTGCGCATCCACACAG GCGAGAAGCCATGCCAGTGTCTGATCTGCGGCAAGGCCTTCACCCAGGCCAGCTCGCTGATTGCTCACGTGCGCCaacacacgggggagaagccctaCGTCTGCGAGCGCTGCGGCAAGAG GTTTGTGCAGTCCAGCCAGCTCGCCAACCACATTCGCCACCATGACAACATCCGGCCCCATAAGTGCAGTGTTTGCAACAAGGCCTTCGTCAATGTGGGGGACCTCTCCAAGCACATCATCATCCACACAG gggagaagccgttcCTCTGCGACAAGTGTGGCCGCGGATTCAACCGCGTGGATAACCTCCGCTCCCACGTGAAGACCGTCCACCAGGGCAAGGCTGGGATGAAGCTCCTGGAAGgcgaggaaggggaggaggagctcAACATTGTGACGGTGTCCTCTGATGAGATGGTGACGCTGGCCACGGAAGCCCTGGCGGCCACGGCAGTCACGCAGCTCACAG TGGTCCCGGTGGCAGCTCCGGTCACAGCAGATGAGACGGAAGCACTGAAGGCCGAGATCACAAAGGCGGTGAAGCAGGTGCAAGAAGCAG ACCCAAACACCCAGATTCTCTATGCCTGCGACTCCTGTGGGGAGAAGTTCTTAGACGCCAACAGCTTGGCTCAGCACGTGCGGATCCACACAGCACAAGCCTTGGTTATGTTCCAGGCAGATGCGGACTTTTACCAGCCGTACGGAGCCCCCACGGCGTGGCAATCCGAGCAGGCCCTCCCCTCCAGCGAGCTCCTCTTCCAGGCACGAGACGGGCACGAGGCCCCACAGCCCTCTGTCACAGACGCCCCACAGCCGGGGGGGGGAGCGCCCGATTCTGCAGAGTGA